The Falco peregrinus isolate bFalPer1 chromosome 1, bFalPer1.pri, whole genome shotgun sequence genome has a window encoding:
- the EXOC3L4 gene encoding exocyst complex component 3-like protein 4 isoform X3 — translation MDLDSRSMTSEPASPMNGAGEEKTEAASELSSPAFHSRDSGFFERGIKTMLSIRKSKQSLNKEKGKEGTGTWKGKRLSLRLSKSYDEKKNTVCNGVEDIGEKIEAESIQGKPLSVMEINELIQKGQLLEAFANIKYLEDETITERDAEKYKDNPQELVRKSKDVDLLYNSITNMIQSIVVGTLEHPTVENATLTSLVTLIAREEAAHPNTGNAAGPGSDLLGTPRKWREEWKEAINESARKRVLRVPMASKEEESSWLDLHLGFLQKCLSEDLLKIKLSVKKCYPEEYQVCDVYVEAFHKAIASHLQDLSRRPLEFNELYTLLDWVANVYRSELFLGHPDLKPEVKTENLSLLLAPADWDKLKTDYIASAKGKIKSYFGNILRLEVTEKWEKEVHPEVKENLYHSSLSFDIQTIIGEHMKISGVISRSLEMKMLELCLAELQEFIPRFGEEFMAWSTAQDSPIFAPCFAAYINSFHDLASGLETMFKVNTEELQKILEALTRNFTNIFFNKLRTKVQELLRDVHKYVVKEYIMQVIKPRRKMNRETRQQVSEKMNQEARILNNMLIDQGSDSDWLLPAIHHIADIIGEKKKDKIKEYVKELCQHYPDIRKEHVLAVLALRGLGHTRRAAILRQGYHALESPDGGECSTLFAEIDAPLIISCF, via the exons ATGGACTTAGACTCAAGGAGCATGACCTCAGAACCAGCCTCTCCGATGAACGGTGCAGGGGAGGAAAAGACAGAGGCTGCTTCTGAGCTGAGCAGCCCAGCTTTTCACAGCAGGGACAGTGGGTTCTTTGAAAGAGGTATTAAAACTATGTTAAGCATCCGGAAATCAAAACAAAGTCTgaacaaagagaaaggaaaggaaggtaCTGGCACTTGGAAAGGAAAACGACTTTCTTTGCGATTGTCTAAGAGCTAcgatgagaaaaaaaacacagtcTGTAATGGTGTGGAGGATATTGGTGAGAAGATAGAAGCAGAGTCCATCCAAGGAAAACCTCTTTCAG TAATGGAAATCAATGAACTTATTCAGAAAGGGCAACTTTTGGAAGCATTTGCAAACATCAAGTACTTGGAAGATGAGACCATCACTGAACGGGATGCTGAGAAGTACAAAGATAACCCCCAGGAGCTTGTACGGAAATCCAAGGATGTGGATTTGCTTTATAACTCCATCACGAACATGATCCAGTCCATTGTGGTGGGAACACTGGAGCATCCCACTGTAGAGAATGCCACGTTGACCTCGCTGGTGACTTTAATTGCCCGTGAAGAAGCAGCTCATCCTAATACAGGCAACGCTGCTGGTCCTGGGTCAGACTTGCTCGGCACACCCCGAAAGTGGAGGGAGGAGTGGAAGGAAGCTATCAACGAGAGCGCTAGAAAAAGAGTCCTGAGAGTACCCATGGCGTCAAAGGAAGAGGAGAGTTCTTGGCTTGATCTCCACTTAGGCTTCCTCCAGAAATGCCTGAGTGAAGACTTACTGAAAATCAAGTTATCAGTAAAAAAGTGTTATCCAGAGGAGTACCAGGTGTGTGACGTGTATGTGGAGGCTTTTCACAAGGCCATTGCCTCACACTTGCAAGATCTCTCCCGGAGACCGCTGGAATTCAACGAGCTCTATACCTTGCTCGACTGGGTGGCCAACGTCTACCGCAG TGAACTCTTTCTGGGTCACCCTGATCTCAAACCAGAAGTTAAGACAGAAAACCTGTCCCTGCTGTTAGCACCAGCTGATTGGGATAAACTGAAAACTGACTACATCGCTTCTGCAAAG GGGAAAATCAAAAGCTATTTTGGAAACATCCTGAGACTGGAGGTCACGGAGAAGTGGGAGAAGGAAGTTCATccagaagtgaaggaaaacctCTACCACTCCTCGCTCTCCTTTGATATTCAAACG ATCATCGGGGAGCACATGAAGATATCTGGAGTAATCAGCCGAAGcctggaaatgaaaatgcttgagctgtgcctggcagagctgcaggaattCATACCAAG GTTCGGGGAGGAGTTCATGGCATGGAGCACTGCCCAGGACAGCCCCATCTTTGCACCGTGTTTCGCTGCCTACATCAACAGCTTCCACGACCTGGC GTCAGGGTTAGAAACAATGTTTAAAGTCAACACTGAGGAACTGCAGAAGATTTTGGAAGCTCTGACAAGGAACttcactaatattttttttaataaattaagaACAAAAGTACAG gAGCTTCTCCGTGATGTTCATAAGTATGTGGTGAAGGAATACATCATGCAGGTCATCAAACCCAGACGGAAAATGAACAGGGAGACACGGCAGCAAGTGAGTGAAAAGATGAACCAGGAAGCCAGAATCCTTAATAATATGCTCATTGATCAG GGCTCTGACTCGGACTGGCTCCTTCCTGCCATACATCACATTGCCGATATCAtcggggaaaagaaaaaagacaagatcAAGGAGTACGTCAAGGAGCTGTGTCAGCATTATCCAGATATCAG AAAGGAGCATGTCCTGGCAGTCCTCGCGCTCCGGGGGCTGGGGCACACCAGGAGAGCAGCAATTCTTCGGCAAGGCTACCATGCACTGGAGAGCCCAGATGGTGGGGAGTGCAGCACGCTCTTTGCTGAAATTGATGCCCCGCTGATCATCAGCTGCTTCTAA
- the EXOC3L4 gene encoding exocyst complex component 3-like protein 4 isoform X2, giving the protein MDLDSRSMTSEPASPMNGAGEEKTEAASELSSPAFHSRDSGFFERGIKTMLSIRKSKQSLNKEKGKEGTGTWKGKRLSLRLSKSYDEKKNTVCNGVEDIGEKIEAESIQGKPLSVMEINELIQKGQLLEAFANIKYLEDETITERDAEKYKDNPQELVRKSKDVDLLYNSITNMIQSIVVGTLEHPTVENATLTSLVTLIAREEAAHPNTGNAAGPGSDLLGTPRKWREEWKEAINESARKRVLRVPMASKEEESSWLDLHLGFLQKCLSEDLLKIKLSVKKCYPEEYQVCDVYVEAFHKAIASHLQDLSRRPLEFNELYTLLDWVANVYRSELFLGHPDLKPEVKTENLSLLLAPADWDKLKTDYIASAKGKIKSYFGNILRLEVTEKWEKEVHPEVKENLYHSSLSFDIQTIIGEHMKISGVISRSLEMKMLELCLAELQEFIPRFGEEFMAWSTAQDSPIFAPCFAAYINSFHDLASGLETMFKVNTEELQKILEALTRNFTNIFFNKLRTKVQPLLKKILTKDWIFATERPDSLASAVSQFSKHLQHMREPTGQELLRDVHKYVVKEYIMQVIKPRRKMNRETRQQGSDSDWLLPAIHHIADIIGEKKKDKIKEYVKELCQHYPDIRKEHVLAVLALRGLGHTRRAAILRQGYHALESPDGGECSTLFAEIDAPLIISCF; this is encoded by the exons ATGGACTTAGACTCAAGGAGCATGACCTCAGAACCAGCCTCTCCGATGAACGGTGCAGGGGAGGAAAAGACAGAGGCTGCTTCTGAGCTGAGCAGCCCAGCTTTTCACAGCAGGGACAGTGGGTTCTTTGAAAGAGGTATTAAAACTATGTTAAGCATCCGGAAATCAAAACAAAGTCTgaacaaagagaaaggaaaggaaggtaCTGGCACTTGGAAAGGAAAACGACTTTCTTTGCGATTGTCTAAGAGCTAcgatgagaaaaaaaacacagtcTGTAATGGTGTGGAGGATATTGGTGAGAAGATAGAAGCAGAGTCCATCCAAGGAAAACCTCTTTCAG TAATGGAAATCAATGAACTTATTCAGAAAGGGCAACTTTTGGAAGCATTTGCAAACATCAAGTACTTGGAAGATGAGACCATCACTGAACGGGATGCTGAGAAGTACAAAGATAACCCCCAGGAGCTTGTACGGAAATCCAAGGATGTGGATTTGCTTTATAACTCCATCACGAACATGATCCAGTCCATTGTGGTGGGAACACTGGAGCATCCCACTGTAGAGAATGCCACGTTGACCTCGCTGGTGACTTTAATTGCCCGTGAAGAAGCAGCTCATCCTAATACAGGCAACGCTGCTGGTCCTGGGTCAGACTTGCTCGGCACACCCCGAAAGTGGAGGGAGGAGTGGAAGGAAGCTATCAACGAGAGCGCTAGAAAAAGAGTCCTGAGAGTACCCATGGCGTCAAAGGAAGAGGAGAGTTCTTGGCTTGATCTCCACTTAGGCTTCCTCCAGAAATGCCTGAGTGAAGACTTACTGAAAATCAAGTTATCAGTAAAAAAGTGTTATCCAGAGGAGTACCAGGTGTGTGACGTGTATGTGGAGGCTTTTCACAAGGCCATTGCCTCACACTTGCAAGATCTCTCCCGGAGACCGCTGGAATTCAACGAGCTCTATACCTTGCTCGACTGGGTGGCCAACGTCTACCGCAG TGAACTCTTTCTGGGTCACCCTGATCTCAAACCAGAAGTTAAGACAGAAAACCTGTCCCTGCTGTTAGCACCAGCTGATTGGGATAAACTGAAAACTGACTACATCGCTTCTGCAAAG GGGAAAATCAAAAGCTATTTTGGAAACATCCTGAGACTGGAGGTCACGGAGAAGTGGGAGAAGGAAGTTCATccagaagtgaaggaaaacctCTACCACTCCTCGCTCTCCTTTGATATTCAAACG ATCATCGGGGAGCACATGAAGATATCTGGAGTAATCAGCCGAAGcctggaaatgaaaatgcttgagctgtgcctggcagagctgcaggaattCATACCAAG GTTCGGGGAGGAGTTCATGGCATGGAGCACTGCCCAGGACAGCCCCATCTTTGCACCGTGTTTCGCTGCCTACATCAACAGCTTCCACGACCTGGC GTCAGGGTTAGAAACAATGTTTAAAGTCAACACTGAGGAACTGCAGAAGATTTTGGAAGCTCTGACAAGGAACttcactaatattttttttaataaattaagaACAAAAGTACAG CCACTCCTTAAGAAAATCCTGACCAAGGACTGGATTTTCGCAACAGAAAGGCCGGACTCGCTGGCATCGGCAGTCTCGCAGTTCTCCAAGCATCTGCAGCACATGAGGGAGCCCACGGGGCAG gAGCTTCTCCGTGATGTTCATAAGTATGTGGTGAAGGAATACATCATGCAGGTCATCAAACCCAGACGGAAAATGAACAGGGAGACACGGCAGCAA GGCTCTGACTCGGACTGGCTCCTTCCTGCCATACATCACATTGCCGATATCAtcggggaaaagaaaaaagacaagatcAAGGAGTACGTCAAGGAGCTGTGTCAGCATTATCCAGATATCAG AAAGGAGCATGTCCTGGCAGTCCTCGCGCTCCGGGGGCTGGGGCACACCAGGAGAGCAGCAATTCTTCGGCAAGGCTACCATGCACTGGAGAGCCCAGATGGTGGGGAGTGCAGCACGCTCTTTGCTGAAATTGATGCCCCGCTGATCATCAGCTGCTTCTAA
- the EXOC3L4 gene encoding exocyst complex component 3-like protein 4 isoform X1, which produces MDLDSRSMTSEPASPMNGAGEEKTEAASELSSPAFHSRDSGFFERGIKTMLSIRKSKQSLNKEKGKEGTGTWKGKRLSLRLSKSYDEKKNTVCNGVEDIGEKIEAESIQGKPLSVMEINELIQKGQLLEAFANIKYLEDETITERDAEKYKDNPQELVRKSKDVDLLYNSITNMIQSIVVGTLEHPTVENATLTSLVTLIAREEAAHPNTGNAAGPGSDLLGTPRKWREEWKEAINESARKRVLRVPMASKEEESSWLDLHLGFLQKCLSEDLLKIKLSVKKCYPEEYQVCDVYVEAFHKAIASHLQDLSRRPLEFNELYTLLDWVANVYRSELFLGHPDLKPEVKTENLSLLLAPADWDKLKTDYIASAKGKIKSYFGNILRLEVTEKWEKEVHPEVKENLYHSSLSFDIQTIIGEHMKISGVISRSLEMKMLELCLAELQEFIPRFGEEFMAWSTAQDSPIFAPCFAAYINSFHDLASGLETMFKVNTEELQKILEALTRNFTNIFFNKLRTKVQPLLKKILTKDWIFATERPDSLASAVSQFSKHLQHMREPTGQELLRDVHKYVVKEYIMQVIKPRRKMNRETRQQVSEKMNQEARILNNMLIDQGSDSDWLLPAIHHIADIIGEKKKDKIKEYVKELCQHYPDIRKEHVLAVLALRGLGHTRRAAILRQGYHALESPDGGECSTLFAEIDAPLIISCF; this is translated from the exons ATGGACTTAGACTCAAGGAGCATGACCTCAGAACCAGCCTCTCCGATGAACGGTGCAGGGGAGGAAAAGACAGAGGCTGCTTCTGAGCTGAGCAGCCCAGCTTTTCACAGCAGGGACAGTGGGTTCTTTGAAAGAGGTATTAAAACTATGTTAAGCATCCGGAAATCAAAACAAAGTCTgaacaaagagaaaggaaaggaaggtaCTGGCACTTGGAAAGGAAAACGACTTTCTTTGCGATTGTCTAAGAGCTAcgatgagaaaaaaaacacagtcTGTAATGGTGTGGAGGATATTGGTGAGAAGATAGAAGCAGAGTCCATCCAAGGAAAACCTCTTTCAG TAATGGAAATCAATGAACTTATTCAGAAAGGGCAACTTTTGGAAGCATTTGCAAACATCAAGTACTTGGAAGATGAGACCATCACTGAACGGGATGCTGAGAAGTACAAAGATAACCCCCAGGAGCTTGTACGGAAATCCAAGGATGTGGATTTGCTTTATAACTCCATCACGAACATGATCCAGTCCATTGTGGTGGGAACACTGGAGCATCCCACTGTAGAGAATGCCACGTTGACCTCGCTGGTGACTTTAATTGCCCGTGAAGAAGCAGCTCATCCTAATACAGGCAACGCTGCTGGTCCTGGGTCAGACTTGCTCGGCACACCCCGAAAGTGGAGGGAGGAGTGGAAGGAAGCTATCAACGAGAGCGCTAGAAAAAGAGTCCTGAGAGTACCCATGGCGTCAAAGGAAGAGGAGAGTTCTTGGCTTGATCTCCACTTAGGCTTCCTCCAGAAATGCCTGAGTGAAGACTTACTGAAAATCAAGTTATCAGTAAAAAAGTGTTATCCAGAGGAGTACCAGGTGTGTGACGTGTATGTGGAGGCTTTTCACAAGGCCATTGCCTCACACTTGCAAGATCTCTCCCGGAGACCGCTGGAATTCAACGAGCTCTATACCTTGCTCGACTGGGTGGCCAACGTCTACCGCAG TGAACTCTTTCTGGGTCACCCTGATCTCAAACCAGAAGTTAAGACAGAAAACCTGTCCCTGCTGTTAGCACCAGCTGATTGGGATAAACTGAAAACTGACTACATCGCTTCTGCAAAG GGGAAAATCAAAAGCTATTTTGGAAACATCCTGAGACTGGAGGTCACGGAGAAGTGGGAGAAGGAAGTTCATccagaagtgaaggaaaacctCTACCACTCCTCGCTCTCCTTTGATATTCAAACG ATCATCGGGGAGCACATGAAGATATCTGGAGTAATCAGCCGAAGcctggaaatgaaaatgcttgagctgtgcctggcagagctgcaggaattCATACCAAG GTTCGGGGAGGAGTTCATGGCATGGAGCACTGCCCAGGACAGCCCCATCTTTGCACCGTGTTTCGCTGCCTACATCAACAGCTTCCACGACCTGGC GTCAGGGTTAGAAACAATGTTTAAAGTCAACACTGAGGAACTGCAGAAGATTTTGGAAGCTCTGACAAGGAACttcactaatattttttttaataaattaagaACAAAAGTACAG CCACTCCTTAAGAAAATCCTGACCAAGGACTGGATTTTCGCAACAGAAAGGCCGGACTCGCTGGCATCGGCAGTCTCGCAGTTCTCCAAGCATCTGCAGCACATGAGGGAGCCCACGGGGCAG gAGCTTCTCCGTGATGTTCATAAGTATGTGGTGAAGGAATACATCATGCAGGTCATCAAACCCAGACGGAAAATGAACAGGGAGACACGGCAGCAAGTGAGTGAAAAGATGAACCAGGAAGCCAGAATCCTTAATAATATGCTCATTGATCAG GGCTCTGACTCGGACTGGCTCCTTCCTGCCATACATCACATTGCCGATATCAtcggggaaaagaaaaaagacaagatcAAGGAGTACGTCAAGGAGCTGTGTCAGCATTATCCAGATATCAG AAAGGAGCATGTCCTGGCAGTCCTCGCGCTCCGGGGGCTGGGGCACACCAGGAGAGCAGCAATTCTTCGGCAAGGCTACCATGCACTGGAGAGCCCAGATGGTGGGGAGTGCAGCACGCTCTTTGCTGAAATTGATGCCCCGCTGATCATCAGCTGCTTCTAA